Proteins encoded by one window of Archaeoglobus veneficus SNP6:
- a CDS encoding RAD55 family ATPase, which yields MRVAMFSSGTALDRLLGGGVEEGRTVLVETVGGLGEEVVLGFIVNALRNGRKVLILLGKRRMRDMIRFVGDGSGSYEMIAPENGDISLEELYTIGDSIRRRNAELVVFFLLSSLLVLHKPDKVFAFCTDLCNHIRSRNSTAIFTLDKALSDMKTRAMFEESSDVVIEIEEIIEGFNIRRGIRVKKNPIAPPTDYYELKLTNGGIEIGERIL from the coding sequence GTGAGGGTTGCCATGTTCTCCTCCGGTACTGCTCTCGACAGGCTACTTGGTGGAGGAGTAGAGGAAGGAAGAACAGTCCTTGTGGAAACTGTCGGTGGGCTCGGTGAGGAGGTAGTCCTCGGGTTCATTGTTAACGCCCTCAGAAACGGCAGGAAAGTCCTGATTCTGCTGGGAAAGAGAAGAATGAGGGATATGATTCGTTTTGTGGGTGATGGTAGCGGAAGTTATGAGATGATTGCTCCCGAAAATGGGGACATAAGCCTCGAAGAACTGTACACCATAGGTGACTCAATAAGAAGAAGAAATGCGGAGCTTGTAGTATTCTTTCTCCTTTCGTCACTCCTTGTTCTGCATAAACCTGATAAAGTGTTTGCCTTCTGCACAGATCTGTGTAACCACATCCGGAGCAGGAACTCCACGGCCATATTCACCCTCGATAAAGCCCTCAGCGATATGAAAACGAGAGCAATGTTTGAGGAATCATCTGATGTGGTTATAGAAATAGAGGAGATCATAGAGGGCTTCAACATAAGAAGAGGCATAAGGGTGAAGAAGAATCCCATTGCCCCTCCTACTGACTACTATGAGCTCAAGCTTACCAACGGGGGTATTGAGATAGGTGAAAGGATACTATAA
- a CDS encoding ACT domain-containing protein, whose amino-acid sequence MAIISIVVELKDQPGQLLKVIEPISKLGGNILSIIHQRDKRTPLGRIPVEVSLQIDEKKVEELIESIKGHGIIVRSYNEVRLLATTSILLVGHIIHTDLGDTINSIDKTGYAEVVEMHISMPHLNEPSTAMVTISATGKEKLREAINLLREVCNKKNILMIEPLNEEST is encoded by the coding sequence ATGGCGATAATATCTATTGTCGTCGAACTCAAGGATCAGCCAGGACAGTTGCTGAAGGTCATAGAGCCCATTTCAAAGCTTGGTGGCAATATCCTCAGCATAATCCACCAGAGGGACAAACGCACTCCCCTCGGCAGAATTCCGGTTGAGGTGTCTCTCCAGATAGATGAGAAGAAAGTCGAAGAACTCATCGAGTCAATCAAGGGACACGGTATCATAGTAAGAAGCTACAACGAGGTAAGACTTCTTGCAACAACATCCATTCTGCTCGTAGGTCACATAATCCATACCGATTTGGGCGACACCATTAACAGCATCGACAAAACTGGTTACGCGGAAGTTGTAGAGATGCATATATCCATGCCCCACTTGAATGAACCATCAACGGCAATGGTCACGATTTCTGCAACCGGAAAAGAGAAACTCAGAGAAGCGATAAATCTGCTGAGAGAAGTGTGCAATAAGAAGAACATCTTGATGATAGAGCCCCTGAACGAGGAATCGACATGA
- the ilvE gene encoding branched-chain-amino-acid transaminase, with translation MSSDDLLVYINGEFVPESEAKVSVFDHGFLYGDGVFEGIRAYNGRVFKLKEHIDRLYDCAKVIDLQIPVTKEEFMDIILETLRRNNLRDAYIRPIVTRGVGDLGLDPRKCSRPMIIVITKPWGKLYGDLYEKGLKAVTVTVRRNAIDSLPPNIKSLNYLNNILAKIEANAKGGDEAIFLDHNGYISEGSGDNVFIVKNGAVYTPPTLNNLKGITRAVAIEIIQKLGIPFKETNLGLFDLYSADEIFVTGTAAEIAPITVIDGRTVGDGKPGEITKRLMDEFRKLTETEGVPIYE, from the coding sequence ATGTCCAGCGACGATTTGCTTGTTTATATTAACGGTGAGTTTGTGCCGGAAAGCGAGGCGAAGGTCAGCGTTTTTGACCATGGCTTTCTCTACGGCGACGGAGTCTTTGAGGGCATCAGGGCTTATAACGGCAGAGTTTTCAAGCTTAAGGAACACATTGATCGTCTTTACGACTGTGCAAAGGTGATAGACCTCCAGATTCCCGTTACGAAGGAAGAGTTCATGGACATAATCCTTGAAACTTTGAGGAGAAACAATTTGAGAGACGCGTACATAAGGCCAATCGTAACGAGAGGTGTTGGTGACCTCGGCCTCGATCCAAGAAAATGCAGCAGGCCGATGATCATCGTGATAACGAAGCCGTGGGGCAAGCTCTATGGAGACCTGTACGAAAAGGGTTTGAAGGCTGTAACTGTTACCGTCAGGAGGAATGCAATCGACTCGCTCCCGCCAAACATCAAGTCTCTGAATTACCTCAACAACATCCTTGCGAAGATCGAAGCCAATGCTAAGGGTGGTGATGAGGCAATTTTCCTCGATCACAACGGCTACATCTCCGAAGGCAGCGGAGATAACGTGTTCATCGTCAAAAATGGAGCAGTTTACACTCCCCCAACCCTCAACAACCTGAAGGGAATAACGAGGGCCGTGGCAATAGAGATAATTCAGAAGCTTGGAATACCGTTCAAGGAGACGAACCTCGGTCTGTTTGACCTTTATTCTGCGGACGAGATATTCGTTACGGGAACGGCTGCTGAGATAGCACCAATAACCGTAATCGATGGCAGAACTGTAGGCGATGGAAAGCCCGGAGAGATAACGAAAAGGCTTATGGATGAGTTCAGAAAACTGACAGAAACAGAAGGAGTTCCGATTTACGAGTGA
- a CDS encoding tRNA(Ile)(2)-agmatinylcytidine synthase, translated as MKLWVGIDDTDSSRGMCTTYLAVLIVEELEERGLSVVGFPRLIRLNPTIPFKTRGNGAVSFLVEGNLDDVMDVVREKIEEYAMLEDEKTNPGAVFVDAENDRVMNALSKFALRAVRGVISLDEALFIIGKYMIPHLRYKLGRGLIGALAAVGLDLDDYTLEVLAYRKPERFGTPREYDEESFFEADRKTYPRTWDTVDWHNRVVVAVPGSPDPVLFGIRGDDLAAIREAFDTVETEPVDRYMTFVTNQATDMHLIHERNTNKLEDYHSYIVRGKVVEEPSTITGGHVFFAIETRFGDVKCAAFEPTKQFRDVIRELKAGDIVEVYGSMKKNTINLEKINIVRLAETYVYENPVCPVCGKRMESAGRGQGFRCRKCKTKALEKVARRVERKIEEGFYEVPPCARRHLSKPLVRMDVSKKHIFR; from the coding sequence ATGAAACTGTGGGTGGGAATAGACGACACCGACTCAAGCAGGGGGATGTGCACCACGTATCTTGCTGTGCTTATCGTGGAAGAACTTGAGGAGAGGGGTTTAAGCGTAGTAGGCTTTCCGAGGCTGATCAGGCTCAACCCCACAATTCCTTTCAAAACGAGGGGAAACGGGGCGGTCTCTTTTCTCGTTGAAGGAAACCTCGACGACGTAATGGACGTTGTGAGGGAGAAAATAGAAGAATACGCAATGCTTGAGGACGAAAAAACGAATCCTGGAGCAGTTTTCGTCGATGCAGAGAACGACAGGGTTATGAATGCCCTATCGAAGTTTGCCCTCAGAGCGGTAAGAGGCGTCATAAGTCTTGATGAGGCGCTGTTTATCATAGGAAAGTACATGATACCTCACCTCAGGTACAAGCTCGGAAGGGGACTTATCGGGGCCCTCGCTGCCGTAGGCCTTGACCTCGACGATTACACCCTCGAGGTTCTCGCATACAGAAAGCCGGAACGTTTCGGAACGCCAAGAGAGTACGATGAAGAATCGTTCTTTGAAGCGGACAGAAAAACCTACCCAAGGACGTGGGACACTGTTGACTGGCACAACAGGGTGGTGGTGGCGGTTCCAGGTTCTCCCGATCCTGTCCTGTTCGGAATAAGGGGCGACGACCTCGCTGCGATAAGGGAGGCCTTCGATACCGTTGAGACTGAGCCAGTCGACAGGTACATGACCTTTGTAACAAATCAGGCCACGGATATGCATCTGATACACGAAAGGAACACGAACAAACTCGAGGACTACCACTCGTACATAGTGAGAGGGAAGGTGGTTGAGGAGCCAAGCACAATAACTGGTGGACACGTCTTCTTTGCCATCGAAACACGGTTTGGGGATGTGAAATGTGCAGCGTTCGAACCAACGAAGCAGTTCAGAGATGTCATCCGGGAACTTAAGGCTGGCGACATCGTTGAAGTTTACGGATCTATGAAAAAGAACACGATAAACCTCGAAAAGATAAACATCGTCAGGCTTGCAGAGACATACGTCTACGAAAACCCCGTCTGTCCGGTGTGCGGAAAGAGAATGGAATCTGCCGGTAGAGGGCAGGGGTTCAGGTGTAGAAAGTGCAAAACAAAGGCCCTTGAGAAAGTTGCGAGAAGAGTTGAGAGGAAGATAGAGGAGGGCTTTTACGAAGTACCTCCGTGTGCGAGGAGGCATTTATCAAAGCCCCTTGTCAGAATGGATGTTTCAAAGAAGCACATCTTCCGGTAA
- a CDS encoding DUF429 domain-containing protein has translation MLVCGIDVGVRMSYIALLDNRRLVYCGKYNEPVKCDAVGIDAPLSLPESGSLRECERKLLKLGIRLFPSGADFFRSVVNRGMEIAEEFRKIGAEVFEVYPYATRRRLGIAPDVKKSTKGGRERIIAELARFVEGIDNLSNHNEVDAVISALTVSLYYEGKARLLDGRDGAILVPL, from the coding sequence ATGCTCGTGTGCGGCATTGACGTTGGCGTCAGAATGAGCTACATCGCCCTGCTCGATAACAGAAGGCTTGTTTATTGCGGAAAGTATAACGAGCCTGTTAAATGCGACGCTGTTGGCATCGATGCACCTCTTTCGCTTCCGGAGTCGGGAAGCCTTAGAGAATGCGAGCGGAAGCTCCTAAAGCTGGGGATAAGGCTTTTTCCGTCCGGAGCAGATTTCTTCAGGTCTGTAGTAAACAGGGGAATGGAAATCGCGGAAGAGTTCAGAAAAATTGGTGCTGAAGTCTTCGAGGTGTATCCGTATGCGACTCGCAGACGGCTCGGCATAGCCCCCGACGTAAAAAAGTCCACCAAAGGAGGCAGAGAGCGAATAATTGCCGAACTCGCGAGATTTGTTGAGGGCATTGATAACCTGAGCAACCACAACGAGGTAGATGCAGTAATCTCAGCCCTCACGGTCAGCCTCTACTACGAAGGGAAAGCAAGACTGCTGGATGGACGAGATGGAGCGATCCTCGTCCCTCTTTAG
- a CDS encoding A24 family peptidase C-terminal domain-containing protein — protein MIALIKIAVALVFLLEACKMDLKERRVPNRLWKLMLLVFLPLDIIEYYLQPFSLTFALFQFAFVAAFCYALYYLGLYGGADAKAIMCLAIAFPAYPSFFVFPLLNEGLGMLAFTTLANSVLAAPFLVAVLLVRNALSGNLEFPYCLIGYKVDARAVPRFHNLLEYVEGGEVKRRLRSIEPTEEMLDKLRKAADKGIVKKVWVTPGLPFLCFITVGFVIAVLVGDLMVWLFSCWF, from the coding sequence ATGATAGCTCTAATTAAGATAGCAGTGGCTCTTGTCTTTCTCCTGGAAGCCTGTAAGATGGATTTAAAGGAGAGGAGGGTTCCAAACCGCCTCTGGAAACTTATGCTCCTTGTTTTCCTGCCCCTCGACATAATTGAATACTACCTGCAGCCATTCAGCCTTACATTTGCCCTGTTCCAGTTTGCATTCGTTGCGGCGTTCTGTTATGCGCTCTACTATCTCGGGCTCTACGGTGGAGCGGACGCGAAGGCAATCATGTGTTTAGCCATTGCTTTTCCAGCGTATCCATCTTTCTTCGTTTTTCCCCTGCTGAACGAGGGGCTGGGGATGCTCGCCTTCACGACGCTTGCGAATTCTGTACTCGCCGCTCCCTTTCTCGTAGCAGTTCTCCTGGTTAGAAACGCTTTATCGGGAAACCTTGAGTTTCCTTACTGCCTTATAGGTTACAAGGTTGACGCGAGGGCTGTTCCAAGGTTTCACAACCTGCTGGAGTATGTTGAAGGTGGAGAGGTCAAGAGGAGGCTGAGGAGCATCGAACCAACAGAGGAGATGCTGGACAAGCTGAGAAAGGCAGCGGATAAAGGAATAGTTAAGAAGGTATGGGTAACACCCGGTCTCCCATTCCTTTGCTTCATAACGGTAGGGTTCGTTATTGCTGTCTTGGTGGGTGACCTCATGGTGTGGTTGTTTTCCTGCTGGTTTTGA
- a CDS encoding IS481 family transposase — protein MRKLTNKKIRWIIRQLDRGTPVKEIAAVMRVTPRRIYQIKKQYEETGEIPELRQSGRKPKQIDKEIEQIILQTYNKYRLSPVPLEKLIERDYGIHIPHNTIYKVLLKHGLVEENMNKKKRRKWVRYERKHSMSLWQGDWKMLGEKWIIAFMDDASRFITCYGVFDSATTENTIRVLRKGFAEYGIPDEILTDHGTQFVAAKSREKARHKFKEFLKENGIRHILARVNHPQTNGKIERFFGLMEQKIGLFESLDEFVYWYNYVKPHMSLNFDELEIPYQAFLRKLPAERVFEFSGRWLIEE, from the coding sequence GTGAGAAAACTAACGAACAAAAAGATCAGGTGGATAATCAGACAACTTGACAGAGGAACTCCAGTGAAGGAAATAGCTGCTGTGATGAGAGTAACACCAAGAAGAATCTACCAGATTAAAAAACAATACGAGGAAACAGGAGAAATTCCAGAACTGAGACAATCGGGAAGAAAACCCAAACAGATAGACAAAGAGATAGAACAAATAATCCTGCAAACCTACAACAAATACAGACTCAGCCCAGTTCCACTGGAAAAGCTGATAGAAAGAGATTATGGAATTCACATTCCGCACAACACCATATACAAAGTTTTACTCAAACACGGTTTGGTGGAGGAGAACATGAACAAGAAGAAGAGGAGGAAATGGGTTAGATACGAGAGAAAACACTCCATGTCCTTATGGCAGGGAGACTGGAAAATGCTTGGAGAGAAGTGGATAATAGCCTTTATGGATGATGCTTCTCGCTTCATAACCTGCTACGGTGTTTTTGATTCCGCTACAACTGAGAACACAATCAGAGTTCTGAGAAAGGGATTCGCTGAATATGGCATTCCAGATGAGATTCTTACTGATCACGGAACCCAATTTGTTGCTGCAAAAAGCAGAGAGAAGGCTAGGCACAAGTTTAAAGAATTCTTGAAGGAGAATGGAATAAGGCACATTCTGGCGAGGGTAAACCACCCTCAAACCAATGGAAAGATAGAGAGGTTCTTTGGTTTGATGGAGCAGAAAATTGGTCTTTTTGAATCGCTGGATGAGTTTGTTTACTGGTATAATTACGTGAAGCCTCACATGAGCCTGAATTTTGATGAACTGGAGATTCCTTATCAGGCGTTTCTGAGAAAGTTGCCCGCTGAAAGGGTGTTTGAGTTTAGCGGGAGGTGGTTGATTGAGGAGTGA
- a CDS encoding tRNA (cytidine(56)-2'-O)-methyltransferase has protein sequence MPEIYVLRLGHRSERDKRISTHVALTARAFGAKGIYFDTYDRKVFESVRDVVRRWGGEFFVEECNWKKLLKEFDGLKVHLTMYGVPLPEKIDDIKKVEKVLAIVGAEKVPPEVYELADMNVSIGTQPHSEVAALAVFLRDVLDGKVFSLQFPDAKIRVIPSERGKQVEER, from the coding sequence ATGCCCGAAATTTACGTTCTCCGCCTTGGACATAGAAGTGAGAGAGACAAGAGAATTTCCACCCACGTTGCGCTTACAGCAAGGGCATTCGGGGCGAAAGGAATTTACTTCGACACCTACGACAGGAAGGTGTTCGAGAGCGTAAGAGATGTTGTCAGGCGCTGGGGTGGAGAGTTCTTCGTAGAAGAGTGCAACTGGAAAAAGCTTTTGAAGGAATTTGATGGTCTGAAGGTCCACCTCACAATGTACGGCGTTCCATTACCCGAAAAAATCGACGATATAAAAAAAGTGGAAAAAGTGCTCGCTATAGTGGGTGCAGAGAAGGTCCCACCCGAAGTTTACGAGCTTGCAGATATGAACGTGTCTATAGGGACGCAGCCCCACAGCGAGGTTGCAGCCCTCGCAGTCTTCCTGCGTGATGTGCTGGATGGGAAAGTCTTCAGCCTCCAGTTTCCCGACGCAAAAATACGAGTAATCCCCTCGGAGAGGGGAAAACAGGTGGAGGAGCGCTGA
- a CDS encoding homoserine dehydrogenase translates to MIRIAIFGFGAVGQGVAEILMNRERIERWIGEYRVVAVADSKGSICDENGISLKEALEAKKKGSLPPGMSVMDIIDSIDFDVAIEATPTNIETGEPGLSYIKACLNKGCHVVTSNKGPLVVAYKELAELAERKGVRLMFEATVGGAMPLIKLAKRDIAGNEILSIKGILNGTCNYILSRMEQERLSYHQILSEAQELKIAEANASYDVEGIDSAAKLVILANAVMGMDVSFNDVEVVGITSITPEAFEIAMEKGYTIRLIAEASRDGLRVSPRLLPLHHPLAVRGTLNAVLIQTDLAREIFVIGRGAGKIETASAIISDLIDIYSHDSSN, encoded by the coding sequence ATGATAAGGATAGCTATTTTCGGCTTTGGGGCAGTTGGGCAGGGTGTTGCTGAAATACTGATGAACAGAGAGAGAATCGAGAGGTGGATTGGAGAATACAGAGTTGTGGCTGTAGCGGACTCGAAGGGTTCAATCTGCGATGAAAACGGAATTAGCCTGAAGGAGGCGCTTGAAGCGAAGAAGAAAGGAAGTCTACCACCCGGCATGAGCGTGATGGACATAATAGACAGCATCGACTTCGACGTAGCTATCGAGGCAACGCCAACGAACATAGAAACGGGAGAACCGGGGCTGAGTTATATCAAAGCCTGCCTCAACAAGGGCTGCCACGTCGTCACGTCGAACAAAGGCCCCCTCGTTGTCGCCTACAAAGAGCTTGCAGAGCTTGCAGAACGCAAAGGAGTCAGACTGATGTTCGAAGCTACAGTCGGCGGAGCGATGCCCCTCATAAAACTCGCAAAGAGAGACATCGCTGGCAACGAGATTCTCTCTATAAAAGGTATTCTGAACGGCACATGCAACTACATTCTCTCAAGGATGGAGCAGGAGAGACTCAGCTACCACCAGATTCTCAGCGAGGCGCAGGAGCTTAAAATTGCCGAAGCAAACGCCAGCTACGATGTCGAAGGCATAGACTCTGCAGCGAAACTCGTAATTCTCGCAAATGCAGTGATGGGTATGGATGTGAGCTTCAACGATGTCGAAGTCGTTGGAATAACGAGCATAACTCCCGAGGCGTTCGAAATAGCCATGGAAAAAGGCTATACCATAAGGCTGATTGCTGAGGCAAGTAGAGACGGATTGAGGGTTTCCCCAAGACTCCTCCCACTCCACCACCCTCTTGCGGTCAGAGGGACTCTCAACGCCGTGCTGATTCAAACCGACCTCGCAAGAGAGATCTTTGTCATAGGCAGAGGGGCTGGCAAAATAGAGACCGCGAGCGCAATAATTTCAGACTTAATCGACATATACAGCCATGATAGCTCTAATTAA
- a CDS encoding metal-dependent hydrolase, producing MKITWLGHAAFLLEGSRRVLIDPFLSGNPASPVKPQEVDVDVIAVTHGHGDHLGDAIEISKRCNAPVVCIHELSRYIAMNGGNAVGMNIGGTAEVKDVRFTMVPALHSADVEENGRLISTGCPAGFVVELDGVKVYHAGDTDVFIDMQLIGELHSPDVMLVPIGDWYTMGIRGAVKALELVKPKVAVPMHYGTFPVINQDPEEFRKLAEDKTGVKVVVLRPGEGFEYP from the coding sequence ATGAAGATCACATGGCTGGGGCATGCAGCTTTTCTGCTTGAGGGTAGCAGGAGGGTGTTGATTGATCCGTTTCTTTCGGGGAACCCGGCGTCTCCTGTAAAGCCTCAGGAGGTTGACGTGGACGTCATTGCCGTAACACATGGTCATGGAGACCACCTTGGAGATGCCATAGAGATCTCAAAGCGCTGCAACGCTCCTGTCGTGTGCATTCACGAACTTTCGAGGTATATAGCCATGAACGGTGGAAATGCGGTCGGCATGAACATCGGCGGTACGGCTGAGGTTAAGGACGTAAGGTTTACGATGGTTCCTGCCTTGCATTCTGCAGACGTTGAGGAGAACGGCAGGCTGATAAGTACTGGCTGTCCTGCAGGTTTTGTTGTAGAACTGGACGGTGTGAAGGTTTACCATGCAGGCGATACAGATGTTTTCATTGACATGCAGTTAATCGGCGAATTACACAGCCCGGACGTGATGCTTGTGCCCATAGGGGACTGGTACACCATGGGAATAAGGGGTGCAGTTAAGGCCCTTGAACTCGTAAAGCCAAAAGTAGCCGTTCCAATGCACTACGGCACGTTCCCGGTCATAAATCAGGATCCCGAGGAGTTCAGAAAGTTAGCCGAGGATAAGACTGGAGTCAAGGTAGTAGTGCTCAGACCGGGAGAGGGGTTTGAGTATCCCTGA
- a CDS encoding RAD55 family ATPase, with protein sequence MRASTGVEGLDEMLNGGLIPGRTYLVKGGPGSGKTILSMLFLVEGAKRGENCIYVTLEEPINEVKEDMKNVGVDIDSFDNIHMFDASPSGETLFGNSFFRNLELDIPGFKAALEAKIEELKPTRIVVDPITILELASKSEVEYRRDMMSLFNIFKVHKVTALLTSEKTGVSPEDFLVSGVIEYVEYEIRGRLIRGIRIRKMRGTAFDESIRPYRITSEGIKVFSEENIFE encoded by the coding sequence ATGCGTGCATCAACGGGTGTCGAGGGCCTCGATGAGATGCTTAACGGTGGACTTATTCCCGGTAGAACATACCTCGTAAAGGGAGGGCCGGGTAGCGGAAAGACAATACTTTCGATGCTGTTTCTTGTGGAGGGCGCAAAAAGGGGCGAGAACTGCATATATGTTACCCTTGAAGAGCCCATAAATGAGGTAAAGGAGGACATGAAAAACGTGGGGGTTGATATTGATAGTTTCGATAACATACACATGTTCGACGCTTCACCTTCAGGAGAAACTCTTTTCGGAAACTCGTTTTTTAGAAATCTCGAACTTGATATTCCCGGTTTCAAAGCTGCACTGGAGGCAAAAATCGAGGAACTGAAACCCACAAGAATCGTCGTAGACCCCATAACCATACTCGAGCTCGCCTCAAAAAGCGAGGTTGAGTACAGGAGGGACATGATGTCTCTCTTCAATATCTTCAAGGTTCACAAGGTTACGGCGCTGCTGACTTCTGAAAAAACCGGGGTTTCTCCGGAGGATTTCCTGGTGAGCGGAGTTATAGAGTACGTTGAGTACGAGATAAGAGGCAGGCTGATTAGAGGAATTAGAATAAGAAAGATGAGGGGTACCGCCTTTGATGAGTCCATCAGACCGTACCGCATAACATCGGAAGGAATAAAAGTATTCAGTGAGGAGAACATCTTTGAGTGA
- a CDS encoding chloride channel protein, translated as MTSFQRPPLGSGQLVLLATLVGVISGVGAFAFYFLLDLCTDVFLSGLDSYTPPPAGGEVDVVSLNFHASLLPLYLIPAIGGLLSGLIVYTFAPEAEGHGTDAVIRAFHRMRGEIRSRVPIIKMIASSITIGSGGSAGREGPIIQIGAGFGSALASLLNLSDRDRRILLVCGMAGGIGSIFRSPFGGAIFGIEVLYKRDYEVEAIVPAFISSITAFIVFELIIGHIAGVHFGMLPIFSIPNFTFSSPLEMLLCVPLGLFAGVIGILYINTFYSIHNAFKKLNISPYLKPVIGGLVTGVIGFYVPQVLGMGYGYVQEALYGKLAIYVIIAAIFGKIVATSFTIGSGGSGGVFAPSIVIGSMVGAFFGYVFHDIIPVTAQPGSYVLIGMAAFVAGVAKTPIAAVLMVLEMSGGYNLLPALLLASTVAYYITGDRSIYAEQVATKLESPAHRGELSVDILQKIKVSEAMTPADKIITVSPSSTVMDVLELIEKTGHIGFPVVENGRLVGIVTFEDVEKVPIEERETTSVGEIMSRSVIVTYPDESLEEALVKLATYDIGRLPVVSREDEGKLLGLITRSAIIRAHARATRSVE; from the coding sequence GTGACCAGTTTTCAGAGACCTCCGTTGGGCTCTGGTCAACTTGTACTGCTCGCCACCCTTGTTGGTGTGATTTCGGGAGTTGGTGCCTTCGCATTTTACTTTCTCTTGGATCTCTGCACAGACGTGTTTCTCTCCGGGCTGGATAGCTACACACCTCCTCCCGCCGGTGGCGAGGTGGATGTGGTAAGTCTCAACTTCCACGCGTCACTTTTACCTCTCTACCTTATCCCGGCCATAGGTGGTTTGCTGAGTGGTCTGATAGTTTACACCTTTGCTCCAGAAGCGGAGGGTCATGGGACTGATGCGGTCATAAGGGCATTCCACAGGATGAGGGGTGAGATAAGGTCACGGGTTCCGATTATAAAAATGATCGCATCATCAATAACCATAGGTAGCGGCGGAAGCGCCGGCAGAGAGGGGCCAATCATTCAGATTGGAGCTGGTTTTGGCTCAGCGCTGGCATCACTTCTGAACCTTTCGGACAGGGACAGAAGAATCCTGCTCGTATGTGGAATGGCTGGGGGAATCGGTAGCATATTTCGCAGTCCATTTGGTGGAGCAATTTTCGGAATTGAAGTGCTTTACAAGAGAGACTACGAAGTCGAAGCCATAGTTCCGGCTTTCATTTCATCAATTACAGCGTTTATCGTCTTTGAGCTTATTATAGGGCACATCGCTGGTGTGCACTTTGGTATGCTGCCCATCTTCAGTATTCCGAACTTTACCTTCAGTTCTCCCCTTGAAATGCTCCTGTGTGTACCCCTCGGTCTGTTTGCTGGAGTTATTGGAATCCTGTACATCAACACGTTCTACTCCATCCACAACGCATTCAAGAAATTGAACATCTCTCCCTACCTCAAGCCGGTGATTGGCGGACTTGTAACGGGAGTCATCGGCTTCTACGTTCCGCAGGTTCTGGGAATGGGATACGGGTATGTTCAGGAAGCACTGTACGGAAAGCTTGCCATTTATGTTATCATTGCGGCAATATTCGGTAAAATAGTTGCCACTTCGTTCACCATAGGTTCTGGAGGAAGTGGTGGAGTATTTGCCCCGTCCATCGTAATTGGCAGCATGGTTGGAGCGTTTTTCGGATATGTTTTCCACGACATCATTCCAGTCACCGCGCAGCCCGGGAGTTACGTCCTCATAGGTATGGCTGCATTCGTCGCTGGAGTTGCCAAGACACCCATAGCAGCCGTGTTGATGGTTCTGGAAATGAGCGGTGGCTACAACCTGCTGCCTGCTTTACTGCTTGCATCGACCGTGGCATACTACATTACCGGGGACAGATCCATATACGCCGAGCAGGTGGCAACAAAACTGGAAAGTCCAGCTCACAGAGGTGAACTCTCCGTTGATATTCTCCAGAAGATAAAAGTGAGCGAGGCCATGACGCCTGCAGACAAAATTATAACGGTAAGTCCCTCTTCAACGGTGATGGATGTTCTGGAACTCATTGAAAAGACCGGGCACATAGGTTTTCCAGTTGTAGAGAACGGCAGGCTTGTTGGTATTGTGACCTTCGAAGATGTGGAGAAGGTGCCGATAGAGGAGAGGGAGACGACGAGTGTGGGAGAGATAATGTCGAGAAGTGTTATTGTAACGTATCCCGACGAGAGTCTTGAAGAAGCGCTTGTAAAGCTTGCAACCTACGACATAGGAAGGCTGCCTGTAGTTAGCAGAGAAGATGAAGGAAAGCTCCTCGGACTGATAACAAGGTCTGCAATAATAAGAGCCCACGCAAGGGCTACGAGGTCAGTAGAATAA